TGCCTTAGGCCATCCTTGTAATTGTATCCCCctttttaaggggggacgcgggtttcAAAAgtcgaaaaatcgcgaaaaaaccgAATTTTCAAAAAGTATATATTTCGGCTATACGTGTTGTAAACTACCTTTCCTGTAATTATTAACGCCTAATTCACCATGGAAATGCTTCTAATTCGATATACAACAGGCCACGGCAGCCCCCGAGCCGCGAGCGAACGGCGAAAATAACCAAACATCGCGTGCGCGCCATTTCCATGCCGCTgaaccgagcgccgccatcttggtcttgttttGCTTGTGAATGCTTGCCCTTTCCCGTGTTGccttcgccggcggcggccgcggcaTGGTAGAAGCATGGCTTGCACGAGATTGGAGGCCTCGAAGCAGTGTTTGAGGTTCCCGCGTCTCGAATTCGAGCTGTGATTGGACGAAGCGCGCGCTCCTGGAGAACGCGGGGGAGAgcgtggctgctattggctgcTGGGAACGCTGACACGTGGTCTCTCCCCCGGCGCGTCGTCTGCCGCTGCTCGCTCCGTTGACGGCGTTCTTTGAGCGCTCGCTTTACTCTTCACCATTTTCGAGATCGCTGTCTTCGCTACCGTCGGGATTCTTGTGGCGTGTTTTGAACGGTTTTGTGCACCCTACGGATCGTCGCGCGTCCGTTCACGATGGTCCCTAAGCGGAAATTCAAAACGCAACATGCGTTCGGTGCGCGGCGTCGTTCTATGAATGCCGTCCGCATGGCGAAGTTGGCAAAGCGCGTTGCCGGCGATTGCGGAGACGCTTCCTGCAGTGCTGCCTCTGCTACACCGCTAGAAGAAGTCCGcgttgccacttccagtgccgtACCTTCCGAGTCAGCAATGCAAGGAGACGGCGTTGCAAGTGTGCCTGCTGTCCTGACCGCATCAACCTCGGCGATCACGGCACCCTCTCTCGCGTCTGTCGCCGTGAGCAAAGACACATCGTCGACCGTGCGCGTGAAAACGCACTTTCTGACGCCGGAGGAGATAGAGGCGGCGGAGGCACAACGTAAtgctgtgaaaaacaaacttggtGCCACGCCCGCGACGCTACGAAAATTTCAAGCGATGTCGCCCGATCCCGCACCTGCCACTGCTACTACCGTAGATGAGGTATTTTGCCTTGTGCAAATGTGTGTGTTCGGCCACCTGCTCTCCAAAACCTTGTGCCAGCGCTGCCTTTCAACTGGACTGACAATTCAACAAGGTACCCAGTTCGGACTGGCTACAAAGCTTGAGTTGGTATGCCCACATTGTGGGATTATTGCTAATTCTTGGAGTTCACCACGCCAGAACGCAGGAAATGCTTTTGAGGTGAACATCCGAGCCATTATGGCTATGAAGCAAATTGGTAAGGGGCAGACAGCTGTAAATGACTTTTGGGCTGCTATGAATGTATCTCACAGAGGACTTCATCACAAGACGTACCAGGAACATCTGAAGAAGACATTCAGGGGCCCAGAGACTCAACGCATGGAGAGTTTCTATTCAGAATCAGCAGCTGCTGTGAAAAAGGCTTACCAGGGAATGGACCCAGGATTTACCAGAGACATTACTGTGGTCTATGATGGCACCTGGCACAAGCGTGGACACACATCCCACATTGGAGTTGGGGCAGTGATAGAGTATCACACTGGCCTCATCTTGGATGCAGTTGTCCTCTCAAACCAGTGCCTCGGGTGTCAAACAGGACCCAAACCAGAAGACTCCGAGTACTCAAGCTGGCGTGAGCAGCACATCTGCCAAAGAAACACTGATGCGAAGTCTGGAAGGATGGAGGTCGAGGCAGCCTTGATCCTTTTCGCCCGTTCACTGACAAAGCACAACCTCCGTTACACAACGATTGTGTCCGATGGAGACAGTGCCACCTACTCTGCCCTTGTGAAGGAGAATGTTTATGGGCTAGTCCCAGTTGTCAAAGAAGAATG
This Dermacentor albipictus isolate Rhodes 1998 colony chromosome 1, USDA_Dalb.pri_finalv2, whole genome shotgun sequence DNA region includes the following protein-coding sequences:
- the LOC139055009 gene encoding uncharacterized protein — protein: MQGDGVASVPAVLTASTSAITAPSLASVAVSKDTSSTVRVKTHFLTPEEIEAAEAQRNAVKNKLGATPATLRKFQAMSPDPAPATATTVDEVFCLVQMCVFGHLLSKTLCQRCLSTGLTIQQGTQFGLATKLELVCPHCGIIANSWSSPRQNAGNAFEVNIRAIMAMKQIGKGQTAVNDFWAAMNVSHRGLHHKTYQEHLKKTFRGPETQRMESFYSESAAAVKKAYQGMDPGFTRDITVVYDGTWHKRGHTSHIGVGAVIEYHTGLILDAVVLSNQCLGCQTGPKPEDSEYSSWREQHICQRNTDAKSGRMEVEAALILFARSLTKHNLRYTTIVSDGDSATYSALVKENVYGLVPVVKEECLNHVQKRMGAALRNLVQKSDKALGGKGRLTKALIDKLTDYYGWALRNNSNDAAAMQRAVMASYHHITSTDAEPHHDLCPEGAGSWCRHKAAEANGLPQPRHRYNLPGYVAEAMLPVYQRLSEPSLLQRCLGAKTQNASESFHSVLWSLMPKEQHASLIAVESALNDAVMRYNAGNQRATKEISLSAGLTPGHLAIHRAVEKDALRMGKAEKRGQAKTERRQRKKACKDTANYSAGSF